From the genome of Vicia villosa cultivar HV-30 ecotype Madison, WI linkage group LG2, Vvil1.0, whole genome shotgun sequence, one region includes:
- the LOC131650211 gene encoding probable mannitol dehydrogenase has protein sequence MAAEGKVVEHPNKAFGWAARDPSGLLSPFNFFRRETGEKDVAFKVLYCGICHSDLHMAKNEWGNSIYPLVPGHELVGVVTEVGSKVEKFKVGDNVGVGYMIDSCRACQNCEDGLENYCPTYTTTCGGKYRDGTVTYGGFSDSLVADEHFVVLIPGSLPLEVAGPLLCAGVTVYSPLKYYGLDKPGLHIGVVGLGGLGHMAVKFAKAFGANVTVISTSPNKENEAIEHLGADSFLISRDPNQLKAAMGTLDGIIDTVSAGHPLLPLIGLLKSHGKLVMLGVIVKPVDLPVYALLGGRKLLGGSMVGGIKETQEMIDFAAKHDVKPDIEIVPIDYVNTAMERLAKGDVRYRFVIDIGNTLKPSS, from the exons ATGGCAGCAGAAGGCAAAGTAGTTGAGCATCCTAACAAGGCCTTTGGATGGGCAGCTAGAGATCCTTCTGGTCTTCTCTCCCCTTTCAATTTCTTTAGAAG ggAAACAGGTGAGAAAGATGTAGCATTCAAGGTGTTGTATTGTGGGATATGTCACTCTGATCTTCACATGGCCAAAAATGAATGGGGCAATTCCATCTATCCACTAGTTCCTGG GCATGAGCTTGTGGGTGTAGTAACAGAGGTGGGAAGCAAAGTAGAAAAGTTTAAAGTCGGAGACAATGTTGGTGTGGGCTACATGATCGATTCATGCCGAGCATGCCAAAATTGTGAAGATGGTCTTGAAAATTACTGTCCCACATATACAACAACTTGTGGTGGGAAATATCGTGATGGAACTGTCACATATGGAGGTTTCTCGGACTCATTGGTTGCAGACGAGCACTTTGTAGTCCTCATTCCTGGTAGCTTACCTCTTGAAGTTGCTGGTCCTCTCCTCTGTGCTGGTGTCACAGTATATAGTCCTCTTAAGTATTATGGACTTGACAAACCTGGTCTGCATATTGGTGTTGTTGGTCTCGGTGGACTTGGCCATATGGCTGTAAAATTCGCCAAAGCTTTTGGTGCTAATGTGACTGTAATTAGTACTTCGCCTAACAAAGAAAACGAAGCAATAGAACACTTAGGAGCTGATTCATTTCTAATAAGCCGCGATCCAAATCAGTTGAAG GCTGCAATGGGTACTTTGGATGGTATTATTGACACAGTTTCAGCTGGTCATCCTCTCTTACCACTGATTGGTTTATTGAAATCTCATGGAAAGCTTGTTATGCTTGGTGTAATAGTAAAGCCTGTAGATCTTCCTGTATATGCTTTACTCGGAG GGAGAAAATTATTAGGCGGGAGTATGGTTGGAGGGATAAAGGAGACTCAAGAAATGATTGATTTTGCTGCTAAACACGATGTGAAACCTGATATTGAGATTGTTCCGATTGATTATGTTAACACAGCAATGGAGCGTCTCGCTAAAGGAGATGTGAGATATCGATTTGTGATTGATATTGGAAACACATTGAAACCAAGCTCTTAG